The Roseofilum capinflatum BLCC-M114 genome window below encodes:
- the apcD gene encoding allophycocyanin subunit alpha-B, with protein sequence MSVVTQVILNADEELRYPSAGELQNIEAFLTTGEQRTRIASTLTENEKKIVDKATQELWRRRPDFIAPGGNASGTRERNQCIRDYGWYLRLVTYGVLDGSTETIDQIGVLGAREMYNSLGVPLAGMAEAMRCLKQASLALLSVEDAQETAPYFDFLIQAMS encoded by the coding sequence ATGAGCGTCGTTACTCAAGTCATTCTCAATGCAGACGAAGAATTGCGCTATCCGAGCGCAGGCGAACTGCAAAATATTGAAGCCTTCTTAACCACCGGAGAACAGCGCACTCGCATTGCCTCCACTCTCACGGAAAACGAAAAGAAGATTGTCGATAAAGCCACGCAAGAGCTGTGGCGCAGAAGACCTGATTTCATTGCACCTGGGGGTAATGCCTCTGGTACAAGGGAACGGAATCAGTGTATCCGTGATTATGGCTGGTATTTGCGGCTGGTGACCTATGGGGTTCTCGATGGTAGCACCGAGACCATTGACCAGATCGGTGTTTTAGGTGCGCGGGAAATGTACAATTCCCTCGGCGTACCCCTAGCAGGTATGGCAGAAGCCATGCGCTGCTTGAAGCAAGCCTCTTTAGCTCTGTTGAGTGTAGAAGATGCTCAAGAAACGGCTCCTTATTTTGATTTTCTGATTCAAGCCATGTCTTAA